One stretch of Candidatus Brocadiaceae bacterium DNA includes these proteins:
- a CDS encoding TlpA family protein disulfide reductase, with translation MNKRMFKYRCFAFLFAVSLIIAPAISYAGDTARTIKLNELNTLLESNKGKVVILDLWATWCPPCRKEIPGFISLYKKYKDKGLEIIGVSFDENGPEVVPPFMKAMGINYPIYLGGGDIARKYELHAYPTTIVYGKDGKAASKHVGYASEEEFEDELRELLKK, from the coding sequence GTGAATAAAAGAATGTTTAAATACAGGTGTTTTGCTTTTTTGTTTGCAGTGAGCCTGATTATAGCCCCGGCAATTTCTTATGCAGGAGATACAGCCAGGACGATAAAACTTAATGAATTAAATACCTTGCTTGAGAGCAACAAAGGCAAGGTGGTGATCCTTGACCTGTGGGCGACATGGTGTCCGCCCTGCAGGAAGGAGATACCCGGTTTTATCAGTCTTTACAAGAAATATAAGGATAAGGGGTTGGAAATCATTGGCGTCTCATTTGATGAAAATGGGCCGGAAGTTGTTCCCCCATTCATGAAAGCGATGGGCATCAATTATCCCATTTATCTTGGTGGGGGCGATATTGCCCGGAAGTATGAGCTACATGCCTACCCAACAACTATTGTTTACGGAAAAGACGGCAAAGCAGCCAGCAAACATGTCGGTTACGCATCAGAAGAAGAATTCGAAGACGAACTGAGGGAACTGTTGAAAAAATAA
- a CDS encoding glycosyltransferase → MKKEKVAFVQTRWGYITEITLSDNSLISVRTAHFIIEQGARAWNGLYMNFNGTAGIWRKEAIVDAGNWQSDTLTEDLDLSYRAQLKGWNTKYLSHVVTSSELPMDANAYKSQQHRWAKGSIQTAKKILPHLIRSNDSWIKKIQAIIHLTQYMVHPMMSILAIFSLPLAYVLKPEKIIYSPVVLLLLFFLFLGVCAPTFLYIVSIKSGYQRWWKKSLFIPALMCVGTGVAVNNTKAVIEALLNLKSDFIRTPKYGITKRGSKYMKKQYTLERKYLFIFEFLLGFYCIIGFIYYTSNNNFIFGPFLLLYAMGFLYIGMLSLLQGLKEKIWC, encoded by the coding sequence ATGAAAAAAGAAAAGGTTGCATTTGTCCAGACACGGTGGGGGTATATAACAGAAATTACTCTCTCCGACAATAGCCTTATATCGGTACGGACGGCTCATTTTATAATTGAACAGGGTGCCAGGGCATGGAACGGACTTTATATGAATTTTAATGGAACCGCCGGGATCTGGAGAAAAGAGGCTATTGTTGACGCTGGGAACTGGCAATCAGATACTCTTACGGAGGACTTGGACCTGTCGTATCGGGCACAATTAAAGGGATGGAATACAAAATATCTTTCTCATGTGGTAACCTCCTCGGAGTTGCCAATGGACGCAAATGCTTATAAATCACAACAACATAGATGGGCGAAAGGATCAATACAAACCGCGAAAAAAATCTTACCCCATTTGATCAGGTCAAATGATAGCTGGATAAAAAAAATTCAGGCTATCATACACCTGACACAATACATGGTACATCCGATGATGAGTATCCTTGCGATCTTTTCCTTGCCACTGGCATACGTATTAAAACCTGAAAAGATTATTTATTCTCCCGTTGTGTTGCTTTTGCTCTTTTTTTTATTTCTGGGTGTATGTGCACCAACATTTCTTTATATCGTTTCAATAAAATCCGGATATCAGAGATGGTGGAAAAAGTCGTTGTTTATTCCTGCACTCATGTGTGTAGGAACAGGTGTTGCCGTGAATAATACCAAAGCGGTAATCGAGGCATTACTGAATCTGAAAAGCGATTTTATCAGGACCCCAAAGTATGGTATTACAAAACGTGGCAGTAAGTATATGAAAAAGCAGTATACCCTTGAGCGGAAGTACCTTTTTATTTTTGAATTCCTTCTCGGTTTTTATTGTATTATTGGATTCATATACTATACGAGTAATAACAATTTCATCTTTGGGCCTTTCCTGCTGCTCTATGCTATGGGATTCCTCTATATCGGAATGCTATCACTTTTACAGGGTTTAAAGGAGAAAATATGGTGTTGA
- a CDS encoding DUF3179 domain-containing protein yields MVLITKKHGKRFYRCLWFIIGFLIICIGFEQESHALRREAVEIVRVLPKDAIPAIKYPSFVPAYQARLDDKEPIIGITIDGESRAYSLYLLNHHEIVNDTINDKPIVVAWCPLADLAVAYGRVIKKKKYTFGVSGKLLKNTLVMFDYETNSLWPIVYGEAISGRLSGKKLEKGIDYQKMSWGAWKKLHPDTLVLSYNGRNTADSDTYKDYHMSDETGIRPVKNKDQRLDAKTRVIGIEIQGKHKAYQLSDVYNAKMISDDFYGMHLLIYGNKETERVMVYGREVGGSTLSFYNDVTDGLATDATTNTTWDLETGVGIEGSLQGESLNRLHFIDIYWFVWADYYQGTEIFYPR; encoded by the coding sequence ATGGTGTTGATTACAAAGAAGCATGGTAAAAGATTTTATCGGTGTTTATGGTTTATCATAGGTTTCCTTATTATCTGTATTGGTTTTGAGCAGGAAAGCCATGCCTTAAGACGCGAGGCAGTGGAAATTGTGCGTGTACTGCCGAAGGATGCGATACCAGCCATAAAATATCCTTCCTTTGTCCCCGCATATCAGGCAAGACTCGATGATAAAGAACCGATAATCGGGATAACAATAGATGGAGAAAGTCGTGCATATTCATTGTACCTTTTGAATCATCACGAAATAGTGAATGACACAATCAACGACAAACCAATTGTTGTAGCGTGGTGCCCGCTTGCAGACCTTGCTGTTGCGTATGGCAGGGTAATAAAGAAAAAAAAATACACGTTTGGTGTATCGGGAAAATTGCTGAAGAACACCCTGGTCATGTTTGATTATGAAACAAACTCACTCTGGCCCATTGTGTATGGCGAGGCAATCAGCGGAAGACTATCAGGTAAAAAACTTGAGAAAGGGATAGATTACCAGAAGATGTCCTGGGGGGCATGGAAAAAATTACACCCAGATACCCTCGTGTTGTCTTATAACGGCCGTAATACCGCGGACTCTGATACGTATAAAGACTACCATATGAGCGATGAAACGGGCATACGCCCTGTTAAAAACAAGGATCAGAGATTAGACGCAAAAACACGTGTAATTGGGATAGAAATACAGGGAAAACACAAGGCGTATCAGCTCAGTGATGTGTACAACGCAAAAATGATTTCAGATGATTTTTACGGAATGCACTTACTGATATATGGCAACAAGGAAACGGAACGTGTTATGGTCTATGGCAGAGAGGTGGGCGGATCGACACTTTCTTTTTATAATGATGTAACAGACGGACTTGCTACGGACGCCACAACAAATACAACATGGGATCTGGAAACTGGTGTTGGAATAGAAGGAAGTTTGCAAGGTGAATCCCTCAATCGCCTTCATTTTATCGATATATACTGGTTCGTGTGGGCAGATTATTATCAGGGAACAGAGATATTTTATCCACGATGA
- a CDS encoding glycosyltransferase family 2 protein has protein sequence MKQATISVIIPAYNEERAIPYVVRDIPKDLVDYIIVVDNGSKDDTAAKAEEAGAITVQEPKRGYGNACLKGISILPEDTDIVVFLDGDYSDYPEDMANIVSPIVEGKADLTIGSRLLGVRESGALLFQAYAGNKLATFLIYLFWGFRFTDLGPFRAIRYKYLMQLDMKDKDFGWTVEMQIKAIMNKFRIVEVPVRYRKRIGQSKITGTIKGSVKAGMKIIYTILKYRCNYSAQTFQSVF, from the coding sequence ATGAAACAAGCGACTATTTCTGTTATTATACCGGCCTACAATGAGGAGAGGGCGATTCCTTATGTTGTCCGCGACATCCCAAAAGATTTAGTAGACTATATTATTGTCGTTGACAACGGAAGCAAGGACGATACGGCTGCAAAGGCAGAAGAAGCCGGGGCCATAACAGTACAAGAGCCAAAGAGAGGGTATGGAAACGCATGCCTTAAAGGTATTTCCATCTTGCCAGAAGACACCGATATTGTAGTTTTTCTTGACGGTGATTACAGCGATTATCCTGAAGATATGGCAAATATAGTCTCTCCCATAGTTGAAGGAAAAGCAGATCTCACCATAGGTTCTAGACTCCTCGGGGTAAGAGAAAGTGGGGCCTTATTATTTCAGGCATACGCAGGTAATAAATTGGCGACATTCCTTATTTACCTCTTCTGGGGATTTCGTTTTACTGATTTAGGTCCCTTCCGTGCTATCAGGTATAAATATCTGATGCAACTGGACATGAAAGACAAAGATTTTGGATGGACTGTCGAAATGCAAATAAAGGCCATAATGAATAAATTTCGTATTGTCGAAGTGCCTGTCCGTTATAGAAAACGTATCGGGCAGTCAAAAATCACAGGGACGATAAAAGGTTCGGTTAAGGCCGGGATGAAAATAATTTACACAATATTAAAATATAGATGTAACTATTCAGCGCAAACATTTCAGTCTGTGTTTTAA
- a CDS encoding methyltransferase domain-containing protein, with translation MPKVYLKQLETLWFQVTGTHCNLQCTHCFISCGPKSNDLDVLDLEVVRRYLNEALTLGVKEFYFTGGEPFLHPEIAGILQEALKHGQTTVLSNGTLITKGLSQTLAKVSCISKHKLEFRVSLESFIEEENDQIRGMGSFKSAIRGIQFLVHAGFNPIITVADWSKYGKFTKEMAEGSLSLERSLNIPQLRLKKLPLVLLGRCAEFVRPYDGGEWITEKCFDNYQMDNLQCTTSRIVTSKGVFVCPILIADPKAWMGWTLQESLKPYTMGSPACYTCRTTGLTCKNDDPLSCKTNIFQGDKMSKVIVKDTVRESVNEFYATAAIQPQKELCCPTNYNPADLSHIPPEVLKISYGCGSPVTQANIEPGESMLDLGSGGGIDCFIAAKMAGEQGQVIGIDMTDEMLRNANATREIVARNLGYNNVRFMKGFLEEIPVTDECVDLVTSNCVINLSAQKEKVFQEIFRVLKTGGRFVISDIVSDREVPVSMKQDKKLWGECISGAITEAEFFNITRKIGFYGLEIVNRYLYKEVDGFTFYSITARGHKFKKSKECVYTGQYAIYKGPCSNVSDDDGHTYPVGTPIEICTDTAWKLSNPPYEGMFILSGSMQSKDVKTACGPKCC, from the coding sequence ATGCCAAAGGTGTATTTAAAACAACTCGAAACGTTGTGGTTTCAGGTAACAGGAACTCATTGTAACCTACAGTGTACCCATTGCTTTATCTCTTGCGGACCGAAAAGTAATGACCTTGACGTCCTCGACCTGGAGGTGGTCCGGAGATATCTGAACGAGGCGTTAACGCTGGGTGTAAAAGAATTTTATTTTACCGGAGGTGAACCGTTTTTACACCCAGAGATCGCGGGTATTTTACAAGAGGCGTTAAAACACGGTCAGACCACAGTCCTTTCAAATGGCACCTTAATAACAAAGGGTCTTTCACAAACCCTAGCCAAGGTATCTTGCATATCCAAACATAAATTGGAATTCAGGGTAAGCCTGGAAAGTTTTATAGAGGAAGAAAATGACCAAATCCGTGGAATGGGATCATTTAAGAGTGCAATCAGGGGTATTCAGTTCCTGGTACATGCTGGTTTTAATCCGATTATTACGGTAGCTGATTGGTCGAAATATGGAAAGTTCACTAAAGAAATGGCAGAAGGATCTCTGTCGTTGGAACGTTCTTTGAATATCCCACAATTAAGACTCAAAAAACTACCTTTGGTTCTGCTGGGACGATGTGCCGAATTCGTCAGACCTTACGATGGAGGCGAATGGATTACAGAAAAGTGCTTTGATAACTACCAGATGGACAATCTGCAATGTACCACCAGCCGTATCGTGACCAGTAAAGGGGTCTTTGTCTGTCCAATACTTATTGCCGACCCCAAAGCTTGGATGGGATGGACTTTGCAAGAATCCCTTAAACCGTATACGATGGGATCACCCGCTTGCTATACCTGCAGAACAACGGGACTGACCTGTAAAAACGATGATCCTCTTTCATGTAAAACAAATATTTTTCAAGGAGATAAAATGTCTAAGGTTATTGTAAAAGACACCGTCAGGGAATCGGTTAATGAATTTTATGCCACTGCGGCAATTCAACCTCAAAAGGAATTATGTTGTCCAACAAATTATAATCCCGCAGATTTATCGCATATCCCCCCGGAAGTCTTGAAAATATCGTATGGATGCGGCAGTCCCGTGACTCAAGCCAACATCGAGCCAGGAGAAAGCATGCTGGATTTAGGTTCCGGCGGCGGAATAGACTGTTTTATTGCGGCAAAAATGGCCGGTGAACAGGGACAAGTAATCGGAATAGACATGACCGATGAAATGCTGAGAAACGCCAATGCCACAAGAGAGATTGTGGCGCGGAACCTTGGTTATAATAACGTTCGTTTTATGAAAGGGTTTCTGGAAGAAATACCGGTTACGGATGAATGTGTCGATTTGGTAACATCCAATTGTGTCATTAATTTGTCAGCACAAAAGGAGAAGGTCTTTCAGGAGATATTCAGGGTACTAAAGACGGGCGGCAGATTTGTGATATCTGATATAGTTTCCGACAGGGAAGTCCCCGTGTCTATGAAACAGGATAAAAAATTGTGGGGCGAGTGCATTTCCGGGGCAATTACAGAAGCAGAGTTTTTTAATATAACAAGGAAGATAGGTTTCTACGGACTGGAAATAGTAAATCGTTATCTCTATAAAGAAGTGGACGGCTTTACGTTTTATTCTATAACTGCGAGGGGACACAAATTTAAGAAATCAAAGGAGTGCGTGTACACCGGCCAATATGCAATCTATAAAGGGCCATGCAGTAATGTCTCAGATGACGACGGCCATACATATCCGGTGGGAACGCCCATAGAAATTTGCACTGATACGGCATGGAAACTCTCAAACCCTCCATATGAAGGGATGTTTATACTGTCCGGTAGTATGCAAAGCAAAGATGTAAAGACAGCATGCGGGCCAAAATGCTGTTAA
- a CDS encoding ISAzo13 family transposase, with the protein MDDEEIKEKLEEFLPYLNEKQKRIFLSLEAKSLGYGGISKISKLSGISRVTITKGIEELKETDYKSIGRIRKEGAGPKRIHRESRSTIKMVEDIVSDSTRGDPMSPLKWTCKSTREISSQISRKGVLISHSTVKNILNDLGYSLQANEKSLKSQSHPDRNDQFEYINQKVKYYLKKSQPVISVDTKKKEYLGNFANKGREWRPRKNPRKVEDHDFPSKSNGLAIPYGVYDISENLGLVNVGKDNDTATFAAQSIYRWWLYMGRKIYKDAEKILICADCGGSNGNRSKLWEYELQKFSNKTGLEITVCHFPPGTSKWNKIEHRLFSHISMNWKGRPLTSHDVVVNLIASTKTKTGLKVKAKLDKGIYPKGIKISDKVMSEIDIKEHKFHGDWNYTISPKI; encoded by the coding sequence ATGGATGATGAAGAAATAAAAGAAAAGCTGGAGGAATTTCTGCCATATCTTAATGAAAAACAAAAGAGAATATTTCTTTCTTTAGAAGCGAAATCTCTTGGGTATGGAGGAATAAGCAAAATATCGAAATTAAGTGGGATTTCAAGAGTTACTATTACGAAGGGTATAGAAGAATTAAAAGAAACGGACTACAAATCTATTGGTAGAATTCGTAAAGAGGGAGCAGGTCCGAAGCGGATTCATAGAGAAAGCCGTTCGACAATAAAAATGGTAGAGGATATTGTAAGTGATTCAACCAGGGGAGACCCGATGTCACCTTTGAAGTGGACCTGCAAAAGTACGAGGGAAATAAGTTCTCAAATTTCAAGAAAAGGGGTATTAATATCTCATAGCACAGTGAAAAATATTTTGAACGATTTAGGGTATAGCCTTCAGGCAAATGAAAAGTCGTTAAAGTCTCAATCGCATCCGGATAGAAATGATCAATTCGAGTACATTAACCAAAAAGTAAAATATTATTTGAAGAAAAGCCAACCCGTTATATCCGTAGATACAAAAAAGAAGGAATACCTTGGAAATTTTGCCAATAAAGGGAGAGAATGGCGTCCCAGGAAGAATCCGAGAAAAGTTGAAGATCATGATTTTCCTTCCAAAAGTAATGGACTGGCAATTCCTTATGGTGTTTATGATATAAGCGAAAACCTTGGATTGGTCAATGTTGGCAAAGATAATGATACAGCTACCTTCGCAGCCCAAAGTATTTATCGTTGGTGGTTATATATGGGCAGAAAAATTTATAAAGATGCAGAAAAGATTTTAATTTGTGCTGATTGCGGAGGCAGTAATGGAAACAGGTCAAAATTATGGGAATATGAATTGCAAAAATTTAGCAATAAGACCGGATTGGAAATCACAGTCTGCCATTTTCCGCCAGGTACAAGTAAATGGAACAAAATAGAGCATAGATTGTTTTCTCACATAAGTATGAACTGGAAGGGTCGTCCGCTTACAAGCCATGATGTTGTAGTAAATTTAATAGCATCTACAAAAACCAAAACGGGACTGAAAGTCAAAGCTAAATTGGATAAAGGGATTTATCCGAAAGGAATTAAAATCTCAGACAAGGTAATGAGTGAAATTGATATCAAGGAACACAAATTTCACGGGGATTGGAACTATACTATTAGTCCTAAAATCTAA
- a CDS encoding type II toxin-antitoxin system RelE/ParE family toxin, translating to MAKPKGYQIILEKRAKKEAENIPPPQRRRIDKAIRSLSVNPRPVSCKKITQKEGYRIRAGNYRILYTIDDKARIIVIYRIKVKGKDTYK from the coding sequence ATGGCTAAACCAAAAGGTTATCAGATAATTCTTGAAAAGAGGGCTAAGAAGGAAGCTGAGAACATTCCTCCGCCACAGAGACGCAGAATTGACAAAGCCATTCGTTCTCTTTCGGTTAATCCAAGACCTGTCTCCTGTAAAAAAATTACACAAAAAGAAGGTTATCGCATTCGTGCTGGAAACTATCGGATTCTTTATACGATAGATGATAAAGCAAGGATAATCGTTATTTACCGCATAAAAGTAAAAGGCAAGGATACGTATAAATAA
- a CDS encoding SulP family inorganic anion transporter: MLKNWKREWFSNVRGDLLAGIVVALALIPEAIAFSIIAGVDPKVGLYASFCISVIISFAGGRPGMISAATGAMALLMVTLVKEHGLEYLLAATLLTGALQIIAGFLRLGSLMRFVSSSVVKGFVNALAIMIFMAQLPELMHVNWYVYSLAAGGLCIIYLFPFIPVLGKILPSPLICIVALTAVSVGMGLDVRTVGDMGKLPDTLPIFLLPEVPLTFETLTIIFPYSFALMVVGLLESMMTATIVDDLTDSHSDKNRECKGQGIANIGAGLMGGMAGCAMIGQSIIAIKSGGRGRLVAFAAGVFLLSMVVFAGTWVKQIPMAALVAVMIMVSIGTFSWGSLRNLKKNPLSSSIVMVSTVAAVVATHNLAIGVLIGVLLSSLFFANKIGRIMVVKSEGNKDMTERIYKVFGQVFYASADKFTNSFDFKEALERVTIDLSQAHFWDVTSVFALDKVVIKFRREGVNVEIIGMNEASATIVDQFGVHDKPEEVEKLLAGH; this comes from the coding sequence ATGCTAAAAAACTGGAAAAGAGAGTGGTTTTCAAATGTACGGGGTGACCTGCTTGCCGGTATTGTTGTGGCGCTTGCCCTTATCCCAGAGGCAATTGCATTCTCAATTATTGCCGGAGTTGACCCAAAGGTTGGTTTGTACGCCTCATTCTGTATTTCTGTGATCATTTCCTTTGCCGGGGGCCGTCCTGGTATGATCTCTGCGGCAACGGGTGCAATGGCACTGCTCATGGTCACTCTGGTTAAAGAACACGGCCTGGAATACCTTCTTGCGGCAACACTATTGACGGGCGCCCTCCAAATCATCGCCGGATTTCTCAGATTAGGGAGCCTGATGCGTTTTGTGTCAAGTTCCGTAGTGAAGGGTTTCGTCAATGCCCTTGCTATTATGATTTTCATGGCGCAGTTGCCTGAACTTATGCACGTTAATTGGTATGTATATTCATTGGCGGCTGGCGGTTTGTGTATTATCTATCTGTTTCCTTTTATACCGGTTTTGGGTAAAATACTGCCTTCCCCCCTTATTTGTATTGTAGCGCTGACGGCAGTATCTGTCGGTATGGGACTGGATGTCCGTACTGTTGGCGATATGGGTAAGCTTCCAGATACGCTACCCATATTCTTATTGCCGGAAGTCCCGCTGACGTTTGAGACACTGACCATTATTTTCCCATACTCCTTTGCGCTAATGGTCGTGGGTTTGCTGGAGTCTATGATGACGGCCACCATTGTTGATGATTTAACCGATTCACACAGTGATAAAAACCGGGAGTGCAAGGGGCAGGGCATTGCCAACATCGGAGCAGGGTTGATGGGAGGAATGGCGGGTTGCGCCATGATTGGACAGTCTATTATCGCTATAAAATCGGGCGGACGCGGGCGTCTCGTAGCTTTTGCGGCGGGGGTGTTTTTGTTAAGTATGGTTGTCTTTGCGGGAACATGGGTAAAGCAAATCCCAATGGCCGCACTGGTGGCAGTAATGATCATGGTATCAATTGGTACATTTTCATGGGGCTCTCTCCGAAACCTGAAAAAAAATCCGCTGTCATCCAGTATCGTAATGGTATCCACGGTTGCGGCTGTGGTTGCTACGCATAACCTTGCTATCGGCGTGCTCATCGGCGTTTTATTGTCGTCATTGTTTTTTGCCAATAAAATTGGCCGTATTATGGTGGTGAAAAGCGAGGGCAACAAAGATATGACAGAGCGGATTTACAAGGTGTTTGGGCAGGTATTTTACGCTTCAGCAGATAAGTTTACCAATTCATTTGACTTTAAAGAAGCGCTGGAACGTGTTACCATTGATTTGTCTCAAGCGCATTTTTGGGATGTCACATCGGTTTTCGCACTGGATAAAGTTGTAATTAAATTCAGACGTGAGGGAGTAAACGTTGAAATTATTGGCATGAATGAAGCAAGCGCCACGATTGTCGATCAATTCGGAGTACATGATAAACCTGAAGAAGT